In Ilumatobacter fluminis, the following proteins share a genomic window:
- a CDS encoding MBL fold metallo-hydrolase — translation MASVVDWADRELRLTEHVSVLVGAENGKYPSGNSLLVRGAGEAVIIDPSVDVVSMGGAPAPIDAVINSHSHEDHMPGNGLFTDARVHIHDDDLPGARSIDGLMEVYGLTGETREQFAAEVIEHFNYTPRPDAEGFTDGHVWDLGTVHVEAQHLPGHTRGHSGFRISDGVFFLSDIDLTGFGPYYGDVWSDLDQFDESLAAVRDEEAEYYVTFHHKGVIEGRERFLELLDSFHAVIPRRHEAMLEFLREPRTLDDMVAHRFVYRPHVDHTFADSVERRCASLHVQRMLERGEATEIAPGTYRAA, via the coding sequence ATGGCGAGTGTGGTGGATTGGGCCGATCGAGAACTCCGACTGACCGAGCACGTCTCGGTCCTGGTCGGGGCCGAGAATGGCAAGTACCCGTCGGGCAACTCGCTGCTGGTGCGGGGCGCCGGCGAGGCCGTCATCATCGATCCGTCGGTCGACGTCGTGTCGATGGGCGGCGCCCCGGCACCGATCGATGCGGTCATCAACTCGCACAGCCACGAAGACCACATGCCGGGCAACGGCCTGTTCACCGACGCGCGGGTCCACATCCACGACGACGACCTGCCGGGCGCTCGCAGCATCGACGGGCTGATGGAGGTGTACGGACTCACCGGCGAGACCCGGGAGCAGTTCGCCGCCGAGGTGATCGAGCATTTCAACTACACGCCGCGACCCGATGCCGAGGGGTTCACCGACGGCCACGTGTGGGATCTCGGGACGGTGCACGTCGAGGCGCAGCACCTGCCCGGCCACACCCGTGGCCACTCCGGATTCCGGATCAGTGACGGCGTGTTCTTCCTCTCCGACATCGACCTGACCGGCTTCGGCCCGTACTACGGCGACGTGTGGAGCGACCTCGACCAGTTCGACGAGTCGCTCGCCGCCGTGCGTGACGAGGAGGCCGAGTACTACGTGACGTTCCACCACAAGGGCGTCATCGAGGGTCGGGAGCGTTTTCTCGAGCTGCTCGACTCGTTCCACGCCGTCATCCCCCGTCGACACGAGGCGATGCTGGAGTTCCTGCGCGAGCCGCGCACCCTCGACGACATGGTGGCGCATCGGTTCGTGTACCGGCCCCACGTCGACCACACCTTCGCCGACAGCGTCGAACGTCGCTGCGCGAGCCTCCACGTCCAACGCATGCTCGAACGAGGCGAAGCCACCGAGATCGCCCCGGGCACGTACCGCGCCGCCTGA